From the Anopheles stephensi strain Indian chromosome X, UCI_ANSTEP_V1.0, whole genome shotgun sequence genome, the window GTGTTGAGAATAActaggttggttggttggtttgttttttttttcccataGAATTCTTTCCTTCGTCCTTTGCGTTTTTTAATAGGTGTGAATGGGTACGGACAGCCGCAAGGGCGAGGAAAAATGTATCGCCCGCCGCCTTTTCCTCGCTGTCCAGCGCTGCTGTGTGAAAAACTTTCCGTGCTGCCCcgcccccacacacacacatatatatgtatcgaaacgattaaaaagaatgaaaattataataaagCCCTCGCTCCAAAGACGATTGTCGCTCTTTCCTTCCCTCTTGCTGCCACCCAATCATCAGATCCAATTCCGTCCCCGGGCTAGAAGGTGTGAAaacgtttgtatgtgtgtccttatacgtgtgtgtgtgtgtgtatatatatatatgtatgtttTGTTGTCTCTTCTACTGTCTTCTTCAAAATCTTCGTTATCCTTTGCTAgtagctcttcttcttcctcgttCAGCGGGTTGTCAACTAGTGATGGTTGTGGTGGTTTTGGTATTGTTTCAGTCATCAATTTCGTCTGCTGACAATCCTTCAAAGGTGTTTTTCATCTGTAAATTCTGTTGGACAccggacaaacaaaaaagagcgaGCGTTAACGATGTGGGTAGGGAACCCTGTTACCGGATTTCCCCCGGTTCGCTGATGCGCTTGTGATACTTACCGGTCCGGTAGGCTCTTGGAATTTAGGCATACGTTCTTCTAATATTTTCGGCTCACGTTCCTTCTCTTTTTCCACCGGTTTCGGGGCATCGCGACGGTCCTTCAATTCCCCGTTGCGGTATGTGTCACGGGACGGCTGGGTGCGATGATCACGTCCACCACGATCCATCCGATCATGGTCGCTGAAATTATTGTTCAAAACCGGCAGAAAAAAGGAATAGATGAGTTTCATATCATAAAACTTTCATGTTCACGAGGTCTTACGCAGACGTGTTGATGTAAGCGTATGTTATACCTTTCGTAGCAAACACCTTTTTTCTGATATTCGTTAATAATTTGAAGTTATGTACAACGAAAGTTTCACTGGACACCatatttttatctttattttgtttgcttttcaaacgacaacaaaaaaaacctttgatAGTTTGGTCATtaggatcttcttcttctttgttatTACAACTGTAAGACAATCACATTCTGGCTTCACCAGTAAATCCTGGTGAGTGGAATCATCCACAATACTTGGACAATCTCTGCACAGattcattaattttaatcacAGCTcgatttttacttttgttaaatttttcaaaCTCGTTTCACCCACAACCCAACACcgcttattttttattttagtacAGATTTTTCCAACAACATACAGATACAGAATGCTACAAACATTCCAAATCACGTCTTTTtacgctttaaaaaaaaatgacgatGGTGACTGTTCTACTTCGTCGTTGGCTATTTCGTAGGCGACTCTCGACGAGTGTTAGCTATTCCGTTACATGTTCTTCGACTCATCCTATATCGCCTACTCGGTACAGTTTATATGGGCCGCAAATTTAGTAAGCGCTTACATTTAacctaataaaaataaatgttttggtgAGCTTTGATTGTATGAATGCAATGTTCGTGCGCtccgcacactcacacagactTGGAACGTTGGTATGCGCTTTGTGCACTTATCTGCATTTCCTAAAAACATTTATCGCCACGAAAATTCGTCGATAGCGGAACGAATTTTTTGAGAGCATCAAAGAAAGACCAAAACCATTCCATTAGGAGTCCTAGGCAAGGCTGCTCCCTCCGGCATACTTCATCTATTACACTACAGCGCATCACAGCAAACTGATTGGCTGTTTGTGAAATACTATGTTCTTAGGAAATGTAGCGAAGCGCGCTAGACTATAATAACGTTTCAAGTGTGTTTAACAACGGAACCGAAGCTTCTAGACAATTGTGTTATGATTATGTTAAACCGTTCCTGTGTAACGCTAAAACACAAACGataagtgtatgtgtgtgtgtgttgctctgCAAACCGCACTTACCGATTGTGACCTACTCCGTTGCTATATGTAGGGCGATTCATTCCACGGTTATCCCGCTGATCGCGATTGTCCGTTCGGCGATCTTCTGAGTGatattggtgtgtgtgtgtgtgtgttttagcaaagagaaaaaggaagaaaaccaCAATTAATTATAATGTATAAACTTATGCGCATAGTATCACGGCAAAACTCAGTAACATTCGCCAAACAACGCAATACAAACGGAACTCAGAAAATGCGATACAGGTTTTGTGTCAGCTGCAGtacgaaaaaaaggcaagTTATCATATCACTCGGGTAAGCAGAAAAACACAGGCTGGTTAATGGAAAGCAGAGTACGATGATGGTAATGAAGGGAGAAAGGGTCTATGATGACTATAATTGGAAAACTGACATTTTCGCCGGTATGTGAGTTAAACAAGAAGTTAACGAACAGCACTGCATAGCATGACATTCATTTTGCCAATTTGTtcaagtatttaaaaaaagtgtgTTAAAAGGATGCATAACGAAAAATTGCACAAAGCAAATTAGCTATGATAGACACTAAGGCTTTGTCTAACAGTATTGCTCAGCAACCTGGTTGCATTCCAACTTTTACTATTTTCGGTCGCGGTCGCAAACACGATCAAGCCCGAAAGCATACTCAAAAGAGCCATAAATTGTGTGACGATGTGGATATGTCAGAGAAACGAGCAAGAAACAGGAGGGCAAAAGATGTTGCACTGATTGCACAGAGAGTCGTCCGATGTACATACCGGCAGCAGTGCGTCTGTTACTGTTCTGATACCTTCCGCTAGGGCTAAACCTCCGCGAGGGCGAAAGGACACGGTCTTCGCTTGCTTTACCTTTCTCCTCGTCGTTGCGAACCCGCCAGTTCACAATCGGCTGTGGCTGCGCTGGCTGCTGCTCTGTGCTGCTCCCGTTGCCGCCTCCGTTACTGTCCGCTGTTGTCGTGTcctggttttccttttccgcgtCCCGTTTGTTTCTTTCCTCCGCGGCAGCTTCCTCCTTCTTGCGGCGCAACTCTTCCTGCTGCAATCGTTCCTCGATCTCACGTTCGCGGGCCGCCGTATCGACCGGCTTCGCGTCACCAAACACTTTAGCGGCCGGGACGGGAGTTGGCTTCGGTTTGGGTGGTTCCTCCGCCGGCTCTTCGTGCTTACCGTTGCCTACGTTCCGTTCTCCTTCATCGTCGGAATGGGTTGGTCGCGGTTTGGGCAGTTCTGGCAGGGGTAGGGTGCGCGGTTGCAGCACCAACTTCGGGCGCTCCATCGGTGCTTCCGGTTCGCGGCGCATACCACCACCGTTACCCACCGGGCCACGGCCGTCCGGTGCACGGCGGAAACCGTTGCCACTGTCCCGGTCGCGATCGTAGTTGCGTGACGGCGGTCGTTCAGTCGAGCGCCAGTTATTGTTACCGGAATCACCGGCCGACGGTCTTTCGCGATCGTCACGATCTCGGCCGTACCCACCGCCGCCGCTACTGTACGGGCGGCGCATACCACCGCCGTCCCGATCGCGGTCCATCGTCGGCCGCGAGGCCGACTCCGGCCGGTCGCGCCAGTTCCCTCCGGACGACGGACGTTCGCTGTCGCCGGATGAAAAATTGTCGTACCGATTGTTCCGACGCTTCGTATCATTCTCGTGGAACAACCCGATGCGGATGCGGCGGTTGCGTACCATCGGTTCCGGCATCGCCAGGACTGCCATCAGATCGTTCCGGGTGGCAAACTCGATGTTGCCGAAACCGCGCAGCCGCCAGGTTTCGCTGTCGTCACGTGGCAACGTCATCGACACGATCTCCACATTCTCGAAAATGTCGTACAGATCGTTCTCGTTTATGTCGTACGGCAGGTTAGACACGTAGATGGAGTACGGCGGATTTTGGGGGATCGAGTCGTCGTTCAAGATGCGGCTCGCCCGCGGTGCCGTAGGCAGTGCGATGACCTGCGTCCGGACCACAcgatcatcgtcatcgtcgtcaccATCGTCACCCCAGTCCAGCTTCACTGGTACCGCCACCTGCACCTGGTTCAGTGCGGCCGTGTTCCCATCGGTAAGAAACTCACCCAGGGACAGCTTGTTATTCTTTTTCGCCTTCTTGCCTTTTTTGCCTAtgaaaaagggaaacgaatgggggataaaacaaaacagaagaaacaaTATTCAGTGTACGTTTACTGGGTTAGTAGCATAGCCGCGACCATATgattaattttcttctttgtctTCGACATGACAAAACCTCAGGCATACTTGATCTACCATTGGGGGGTTTCATTTGACCGAATTTACCCCGTTACTGGACAATTCAGTACTGCGTACGGAATTgcacggtccagatgggatttgataccgcTAGTTTCGTGAAAGCAACACACGCAAAAAATATTACACgcgatgtatgtgtgtgcgtgtgtgcaaaGTTGGATGTGTTTGCGTGGTCCCAAAACATAGTGGGATGATTGCGAGAGATTGACTGGCCTTGATGAAACGCTAGCGTTGATTGTAGTACAATGGTTGAGTCAAATGGGGCAACTTGGTCGATATCCCCTACTGCTATATACACCCTTCCGAACGTCCTTGTCGCAGAGAGTCGTTTATTGTCCGTTTTTCTAGTCTGTAATTACATAAACCTTCCTCCATTTCAGCTACTTCATTGTGGAGCTCTGGCGTCAGCCAGCTGTTTGCTGACGGACTATGCAACGATGACCATTCGTTCCCATCTACTCTCACTCTGCTGTGCATCCTTCTGATGcctacaacaaaatcaccATGTTATTTTAACGAAGCGCTTTCCATTTCCTTATTAATTCTATCTGCTGTTCGATCAATAACAGGTGGTTCACACAATGTGGCCATCCAGCAAAAAATCCTGTTGGATGACGAACACGGAAACGGCCTACTCGATTAAGCGCAGCACAACCAGCtcaacacacgcacccacacacgcgcgcgcattGAAACAGGAATCCACTCTCTttctaacacacacatacacacacacacataaatgcACGCTCTCGTACACGAGATACCCAATTGCAATAGCGTTTTGCCATTTAGCCACGCGATGAAATGTACGCTGCATCATGGAAATTGTGGTGAAACTGTCGCTACCCCCctggtgcacacacacacacacacagacacgccaCCGTTCATGCTGGTTCATCTCTGCTCGACATTTCCCAAAAAGCCAGCAGGGAAAATTCCAGCCGTAGCCGTATGTAATTGGGCGGGCAGTGAAACCCGAAGTCCCGTTTTCACCCAGCAGTAGCACCCACTTTTTTCGCGCCACCATTTTTCTtatcccgcacacacacacacgcaatcgTTCGCCACGTTTCGTCAGCAGTCCGTCCTGCGGGGTCTCCCTGTTTCATGGTACGGTACGATTCTGCTGGCTTCTGGCTGGGCCAATATTACGTGAACAAACGGGGAACGCACGATAATCTGGCCCGTTCCGAGAAGTGCGtacgggaaaaaaaatcactttttttaCCTGATACGGTAGCCATAATGACTGCCTTCTGCGGAGAAGCGATAATGAAAGGGCGATTCTTGTCTACCACGAACAAAGCACCGTGCTTGACAGTTGGTTGTCAGTGTGGTGGGGAATGCGTACTGGATTTTGGCAGCTTGCTGTCAGCGCTGTAGCGGATTTTGCCTACGTGACATGATCGGACACGATTTTGGAGCCCACGCAGCAGAAGGGAAGAAGATATTTCTCGTATAGGCTTATCCCTGGGGAGGGGGTGGAGGTTTTTCGGGGTTGTGGGAGCTAAAAGTTACAAAAACTTCCAAAATGTATAACTATTGAAGTTTTTTCGGTAGTAAACAGTTTTCTCCGTCAACTACGGGATCGAAATGTTGTTTTATGTGTCTA encodes:
- the LOC118511620 gene encoding eukaryotic translation initiation factor 4B-like isoform X7 — translated: MATVSGKKGKKAKKNNKLSLGEFLTDGNTAALNQVQVAVPVKLDWGDDGDDDDDDRVVRTQVIALPTAPRASRILNDDSIPQNPPYSIYVSNLPYDINENDLYDIFENVEIVSMTLPRDDSETWRLRGFGNIEFATRNDLMAVLAMPEPMVRNRRIRIGLFHENDTKRRNNRYDNFSSGDSERPSSGGNWRDRPESASRPTMDRDRDGGGMRRPYSSGGGGYGRDRDDRERPSAGDSGNNNWRSTERPPSRNYDRDRDSGNGFRRAPDGRGPVGNGGGMRREPEAPMERPKLVLQPRTLPLPELPKPRPTHSDDEGERNVGNGKHEEPAEEPPKPKPTPVPAAKVFGDAKPVDTAAREREIEERLQQEELRRKKEEAAAEERNKRDAEKENQDTTTADSNGGGNGSSTEQQPAQPQPIVNWRVRNDEEKEDRRTDNRDQRDNRGMNRPTYSNGVGHNRLNVSAY
- the LOC118511620 gene encoding eukaryotic translation initiation factor 4B-like isoform X4, which produces MATVSGKKGKKAKKNNKLSLGEFLTDGNTAALNQVQVAVPVKLDWGDDGDDDDDDRVVRTQVIALPTAPRASRILNDDSIPQNPPYSIYVSNLPYDINENDLYDIFENVEIVSMTLPRDDSETWRLRGFGNIEFATRNDLMAVLAMPEPMVRNRRIRIGLFHENDTKRRNNRYDNFSSGDSERPSSGGNWRDRPESASRPTMDRDRDGGGMRRPYSSGGGGYGRDRDDRERPSAGDSGNNNWRSTERPPSRNYDRDRDSGNGFRRAPDGRGPVGNGGGMRREPEAPMERPKLVLQPRTLPLPELPKPRPTHSDDEGERNVGNGKHEEPAEEPPKPKPTPVPAAKVFGDAKPVDTAAREREIEERLQQEELRRKKEEAAAEERNKRDAEKENQDTTTADSNGGGNGSSTEQQPAQPQPIVNWRVRNDEEKDRRTDNRDQRDNRGMNRPTYSNGVGHNRDHDRMDRGGRDHRTQPSRDTYRNGELKDRRDAPKPVEKEKEREPKILEERMPKFQEPTGPNLQMKNTFEGLSADEIDD
- the LOC118511620 gene encoding eukaryotic translation initiation factor 4B-like isoform X6, which produces MATVSGKKGKKAKKNNKLSLGEFLTDGNTAALNQVQVAVPVKLDWGDDGDDDDDDRVVRTQVIALPTAPRASRILNDDSIPQNPPYSIYVSNLPYDINENDLYDIFENVEIVSMTLPRDDSETWRLRGFGNIEFATRNDLMAVLAMPEPMVRNRRIRIGLFHENDTKRRNNRYDNFSSGDSERPSSGGNWRDRPESASRPTMDRDRDGGGMRRPYSSGGGGYGRDRDDRERPSAGDSGNNNWRSTERPPSRNYDRDRDSGNGFRRAPDGRGPVGNGGGMRREPEAPMERPKLVLQPRTLPLPELPKPRPTHSDDEGERNVGNGKHEEPAEEPPKPKPTPVPAAKVFGDAKPVDTAAREREIEERLQQEELRRKKEEAAAEERNKRDAEKENQDTTTADSNGGGNGSSTEQQPAQPQPIVNWRVRNDEEKGKASEDRVLSPSRRFSPSGRYQNSNRRTAADRRTDNRDQRDNRGMNRPTYSNGVGHNRLNVSAY
- the LOC118511620 gene encoding eukaryotic translation initiation factor 4B-like isoform X1: MATVSGKKGKKAKKNNKLSLGEFLTDGNTAALNQVQVAVPVKLDWGDDGDDDDDDRVVRTQVIALPTAPRASRILNDDSIPQNPPYSIYVSNLPYDINENDLYDIFENVEIVSMTLPRDDSETWRLRGFGNIEFATRNDLMAVLAMPEPMVRNRRIRIGLFHENDTKRRNNRYDNFSSGDSERPSSGGNWRDRPESASRPTMDRDRDGGGMRRPYSSGGGGYGRDRDDRERPSAGDSGNNNWRSTERPPSRNYDRDRDSGNGFRRAPDGRGPVGNGGGMRREPEAPMERPKLVLQPRTLPLPELPKPRPTHSDDEGERNVGNGKHEEPAEEPPKPKPTPVPAAKVFGDAKPVDTAAREREIEERLQQEELRRKKEEAAAEERNKRDAEKENQDTTTADSNGGGNGSSTEQQPAQPQPIVNWRVRNDEEKGKASEDRVLSPSRRFSPSGRYQNSNRRTAAEDRRTDNRDQRDNRGMNRPTYSNGVGHNRDHDRMDRGGRDHRTQPSRDTYRNGELKDRRDAPKPVEKEKEREPKILEERMPKFQEPTGPNLQMKNTFEGLSADEIDD
- the LOC118511620 gene encoding eukaryotic translation initiation factor 4B-like isoform X2 → MATVSGKKGKKAKKNNKLSLGEFLTDGNTAALNQVQVAVPVKLDWGDDGDDDDDDRVVRTQVIALPTAPRASRILNDDSIPQNPPYSIYVSNLPYDINENDLYDIFENVEIVSMTLPRDDSETWRLRGFGNIEFATRNDLMAVLAMPEPMVRNRRIRIGLFHENDTKRRNNRYDNFSSGDSERPSSGGNWRDRPESASRPTMDRDRDGGGMRRPYSSGGGGYGRDRDDRERPSAGDSGNNNWRSTERPPSRNYDRDRDSGNGFRRAPDGRGPVGNGGGMRREPEAPMERPKLVLQPRTLPLPELPKPRPTHSDDEGERNVGNGKHEEPAEEPPKPKPTPVPAAKVFGDAKPVDTAAREREIEERLQQEELRRKKEEAAAEERNKRDAEKENQDTTTADSNGGGNGSSTEQQPAQPQPIVNWRVRNDEEKGKASEDRVLSPSRRFSPSGRYQNSNRRTAADRRTDNRDQRDNRGMNRPTYSNGVGHNRDHDRMDRGGRDHRTQPSRDTYRNGELKDRRDAPKPVEKEKEREPKILEERMPKFQEPTGPNLQMKNTFEGLSADEIDD
- the LOC118511620 gene encoding eukaryotic translation initiation factor 4B-like isoform X5 — its product is MATVSGKKGKKAKKNNKLSLGEFLTDGNTAALNQVQVAVPVKLDWGDDGDDDDDDRVVRTQVIALPTAPRASRILNDDSIPQNPPYSIYVSNLPYDINENDLYDIFENVEIVSMTLPRDDSETWRLRGFGNIEFATRNDLMAVLAMPEPMVRNRRIRIGLFHENDTKRRNNRYDNFSSGDSERPSSGGNWRDRPESASRPTMDRDRDGGGMRRPYSSGGGGYGRDRDDRERPSAGDSGNNNWRSTERPPSRNYDRDRDSGNGFRRAPDGRGPVGNGGGMRREPEAPMERPKLVLQPRTLPLPELPKPRPTHSDDEGERNVGNGKHEEPAEEPPKPKPTPVPAAKVFGDAKPVDTAAREREIEERLQQEELRRKKEEAAAEERNKRDAEKENQDTTTADSNGGGNGSSTEQQPAQPQPIVNWRVRNDEEKGKASEDRVLSPSRRFSPSGRYQNSNRRTAAEDRRTDNRDQRDNRGMNRPTYSNGVGHNRLNVSAY
- the LOC118511620 gene encoding eukaryotic translation initiation factor 4B-like isoform X3, which produces MATVSGKKGKKAKKNNKLSLGEFLTDGNTAALNQVQVAVPVKLDWGDDGDDDDDDRVVRTQVIALPTAPRASRILNDDSIPQNPPYSIYVSNLPYDINENDLYDIFENVEIVSMTLPRDDSETWRLRGFGNIEFATRNDLMAVLAMPEPMVRNRRIRIGLFHENDTKRRNNRYDNFSSGDSERPSSGGNWRDRPESASRPTMDRDRDGGGMRRPYSSGGGGYGRDRDDRERPSAGDSGNNNWRSTERPPSRNYDRDRDSGNGFRRAPDGRGPVGNGGGMRREPEAPMERPKLVLQPRTLPLPELPKPRPTHSDDEGERNVGNGKHEEPAEEPPKPKPTPVPAAKVFGDAKPVDTAAREREIEERLQQEELRRKKEEAAAEERNKRDAEKENQDTTTADSNGGGNGSSTEQQPAQPQPIVNWRVRNDEEKEDRRTDNRDQRDNRGMNRPTYSNGVGHNRDHDRMDRGGRDHRTQPSRDTYRNGELKDRRDAPKPVEKEKEREPKILEERMPKFQEPTGPNLQMKNTFEGLSADEIDD
- the LOC118511620 gene encoding eukaryotic translation initiation factor 4B-like isoform X8, whose translation is MATVSGKKGKKAKKNNKLSLGEFLTDGNTAALNQVQVAVPVKLDWGDDGDDDDDDRVVRTQVIALPTAPRASRILNDDSIPQNPPYSIYVSNLPYDINENDLYDIFENVEIVSMTLPRDDSETWRLRGFGNIEFATRNDLMAVLAMPEPMVRNRRIRIGLFHENDTKRRNNRYDNFSSGDSERPSSGGNWRDRPESASRPTMDRDRDGGGMRRPYSSGGGGYGRDRDDRERPSAGDSGNNNWRSTERPPSRNYDRDRDSGNGFRRAPDGRGPVGNGGGMRREPEAPMERPKLVLQPRTLPLPELPKPRPTHSDDEGERNVGNGKHEEPAEEPPKPKPTPVPAAKVFGDAKPVDTAAREREIEERLQQEELRRKKEEAAAEERNKRDAEKENQDTTTADSNGGGNGSSTEQQPAQPQPIVNWRVRNDEEKDRRTDNRDQRDNRGMNRPTYSNGVGHNRLNVSAY